AGATCGAATCCGTCACTATGAGGGGATGGAGAAATTCCTTCAGCAATCGATGCTGACGGCTGAGCAGTTGGTGAGTGATGCCAAGGATGCCAGCCGCCAGAAATCTGAGAAGTGCATTGAGGAGGCCCAGCGCCGGGCTGAGCGGATCCTGGAAGATTCACGGGAACGGCTCCGCAGTCTCAGCCGTGGGGTTCGTGAGCTGGAATCACGCAAGGGTCTTTATGTTGAGCGCTTCCGATCCCTGCTGGAATCCCATCTCAGAATCCTCGAGGAGCATGAAGAGGATCTGGATGAGATCGAAAACCTGGGAGTAGAGGTCTCCAAACTCCTGTCCCAGGATGCTGGTGACCAAGCGGATGGAGACGATCTCATGGAGGACCCCGTCGTTCTGGAGTCGCTCGAATCGTTCAATCAGGGGGAGATCGGCCTGGCACAAAACGCGGAGGCCTTGTCGATGCCGCATCCTCTGACGGGACCGGCGATGGAATCCTCCGGTGATCGGCATTCCGAGGAAGGAAACCCACCCTACCTTGCCGAGTTGGAAGCCGATGAACAAGGGCCTGAGGATGGGGGTTCTTTTTTCCCACCCAGGGTCAGGCGCCAAGGTTTTTTTGACATCAAGGCCGACGGTGAAACGGAATAAGGATGAGCCATGTCTAAAGCGTTGCCGCTCCGCCGACAAATAGACGAGGCCGTCGCGCTTCTTCGTGATCGGGGTGTTGGAATTCCCAGGGTCGGGATTATTCTCGGAACCGGTCTCGGAGTTCTGGCGGAGAGGATTGAACCGGAAGTGGTGGTGCCCTATTGCGAG
The Candidatus Eisenbacteria bacterium genome window above contains:
- a CDS encoding DivIVA domain-containing protein, which codes for MNLTPLDIRKATFRRVLRGVDAEEVGAFLEVVAENYERVIQDHAKINERVSGLEDRIRHYEGMEKFLQQSMLTAEQLVSDAKDASRQKSEKCIEEAQRRAERILEDSRERLRSLSRGVRELESRKGLYVERFRSLLESHLRILEEHEEDLDEIENLGVEVSKLLSQDAGDQADGDDLMEDPVVLESLESFNQGEIGLAQNAEALSMPHPLTGPAMESSGDRHSEEGNPPYLAELEADEQGPEDGGSFFPPRVRRQGFFDIKADGETE